In Rhodothermus marinus DSM 4252, a single genomic region encodes these proteins:
- a CDS encoding PorV/PorQ family protein: MKAYGFTVRALRRSRLALALAGLMLVAWPSWAQKVGTTSMQFLKVMPVARATALGDAFVALAEGVESVFWNPSGLALGEGFQISGTHIPYLIDTRISSAAIAFPLGDLNRIGILVQYVDYGEIVETRTDLLGFNPDGTYNPGLTGNTFSPQAWAVGLSYGRSLNDQFRIGITAKYVHESLYDGPTTFTDPETGATYATSTSVVLFDFGLQYDTGYRTLRLGAAVQNFGPEVAFVEENFAAPMIFRLGAAWDLVGPSALLFNTSGQRFTMVFDMVHPNDYDQQAHVGVEYVFADVLALRAGRKINYDTEKWTLGGGLHIGLGAADLSFDYSYNDMGEDLGAAHRITLSARLK; encoded by the coding sequence GGGCGCAGAAGGTGGGTACGACCTCCATGCAGTTTCTCAAGGTGATGCCGGTGGCGCGGGCCACGGCACTGGGCGACGCCTTCGTGGCGCTGGCCGAGGGCGTGGAGTCGGTCTTCTGGAACCCTTCCGGCCTGGCACTGGGCGAAGGCTTCCAGATCTCGGGCACGCATATCCCGTATCTGATCGACACGCGGATTTCTTCGGCGGCGATCGCCTTCCCGCTGGGCGACTTGAACCGCATCGGCATTCTGGTCCAGTACGTCGATTACGGGGAGATCGTCGAGACGCGGACGGATCTGCTCGGCTTCAACCCGGATGGCACCTACAATCCGGGGCTGACCGGCAACACGTTCAGTCCGCAGGCCTGGGCGGTGGGTCTCTCCTACGGGCGCTCGCTCAACGACCAGTTCCGCATTGGCATTACGGCCAAGTACGTCCACGAATCCCTGTACGACGGGCCCACCACGTTTACCGATCCGGAAACCGGCGCGACATATGCCACCAGTACCAGTGTCGTGCTGTTCGACTTTGGCCTGCAGTACGACACCGGCTACCGGACGCTTCGGCTGGGGGCTGCCGTGCAGAACTTCGGACCGGAGGTGGCCTTCGTGGAGGAAAACTTCGCGGCACCGATGATCTTCCGGCTCGGGGCTGCCTGGGACCTTGTCGGGCCGTCGGCGCTGCTTTTCAACACGAGCGGCCAGCGGTTCACCATGGTGTTCGACATGGTGCATCCCAACGACTACGATCAGCAGGCCCATGTGGGCGTGGAGTACGTTTTTGCCGACGTGCTGGCACTCCGGGCCGGGCGAAAGATCAACTACGATACCGAAAAATGGACGCTGGGCGGCGGGCTGCACATCGGCCTGGGCGCGGCTGACCTGTCGTTTGACTATTCCTACAACGACATGGGCGAAGACCTGGGCGCAGCCCACCGCATCACGTTGAGCGCACGACTGAAGTAG
- a CDS encoding chondroitinase-B domain-containing protein has protein sequence MRPGIIILLLGCWVATARAQAVRYVTTPDELQTAIQAARPGDTIVMADGTWRDVAIIFEASGAPGDTITLRAETPGRVVLTGRSRLRIGGAYLKVEGLCFENGALPEGEGVIEFRANGRHAFHSRLTNTAIINYNPPRRETEYKWVSLYGRFNRVDHCYFAGKTNRGALLVVWLQDPPNDAPPAHRIDHNYFGPRPELGENGAEIIRIGTSARSMQEARVVVERNLFLETNGEIEIISNKSGGNIYRGNTFRRCRGTLTLRHGNGALVEGNFFFGEGIAGTGGVRIIGEDHRVLNNYFQDLTGTGYYAAISVVQGVPDSPLNRYFQVKRAVIAHNTFVNTERSFEIGIGASPDQSLPPEDLTIANNVVQTRLGAPIVTTHLEPVGKTTWAGNIFYGKPGSYPEGAATFAHPELVRSEDGLYRPAPTSPLIDTAHPDFALATDMDGQPRNDRTPDVGADEMSSAPVRWRPLSPADVGPDWLREANIEVKFGGRPSRLAPHTSGFPFEGVTSMSFYLERPAHVRISMFDLSGRRVMTVFDERVDEGSHVFRLDGSHLPTGTYLLVMETDCNERDYRLITIARP, from the coding sequence ATGCGTCCTGGAATCATTATCCTGCTGCTTGGTTGCTGGGTGGCCACCGCCCGGGCGCAGGCCGTCCGCTACGTGACCACGCCCGACGAGCTTCAGACGGCCATCCAGGCCGCACGGCCGGGCGACACCATCGTGATGGCCGACGGCACCTGGCGGGACGTTGCGATCATCTTCGAGGCCAGCGGGGCTCCGGGCGATACCATCACGCTCCGGGCCGAGACGCCCGGTCGGGTGGTGCTGACCGGCCGTTCCCGACTGCGTATCGGCGGTGCCTACCTGAAGGTGGAAGGCCTGTGCTTCGAAAACGGCGCGTTACCCGAAGGCGAAGGCGTGATCGAATTCCGGGCCAACGGTCGGCATGCCTTCCACAGCCGCCTGACCAACACGGCCATCATCAACTACAACCCACCGCGCAGGGAAACGGAATACAAGTGGGTTTCCCTGTACGGCCGCTTCAATCGTGTCGATCACTGCTACTTCGCTGGCAAGACGAACCGGGGCGCGTTGCTGGTGGTGTGGCTTCAGGATCCACCCAATGATGCCCCACCGGCCCACCGTATCGACCACAACTACTTCGGTCCGCGGCCGGAACTGGGTGAAAACGGCGCCGAGATCATCCGGATCGGCACCAGCGCCCGCTCAATGCAGGAGGCCCGCGTCGTGGTGGAGCGCAACCTTTTTCTGGAGACGAACGGAGAGATCGAAATCATCTCGAACAAGTCGGGCGGCAATATCTACCGGGGCAACACCTTCCGACGGTGCCGGGGGACGCTCACGCTGCGCCACGGCAACGGGGCGCTCGTCGAAGGCAACTTCTTCTTCGGCGAGGGAATCGCCGGGACAGGCGGTGTGCGCATCATCGGCGAAGACCATCGTGTACTCAACAACTACTTCCAGGACCTGACCGGAACCGGCTACTATGCGGCGATCTCGGTGGTGCAGGGCGTGCCCGACTCGCCGCTCAACCGCTACTTTCAGGTGAAGCGGGCGGTGATCGCCCACAACACGTTCGTCAATACCGAGCGCAGCTTTGAAATCGGCATCGGAGCCAGCCCGGATCAGTCGCTGCCGCCCGAAGACCTGACCATCGCCAACAACGTGGTGCAGACCCGACTGGGTGCGCCCATCGTGACGACGCACCTGGAGCCTGTCGGAAAGACCACCTGGGCCGGCAACATTTTCTACGGTAAGCCCGGATCGTATCCGGAAGGGGCGGCGACGTTCGCCCATCCGGAACTGGTCCGAAGCGAAGACGGACTCTACCGCCCGGCGCCTACCAGCCCGCTCATCGACACGGCGCACCCGGACTTCGCGCTCGCGACGGACATGGACGGACAGCCGCGTAACGACCGGACCCCCGATGTGGGCGCCGACGAAATGTCATCCGCACCCGTGCGCTGGCGGCCGCTCTCGCCTGCCGACGTGGGGCCCGACTGGCTGCGGGAGGCAAACATCGAAGTGAAGTTCGGAGGGAGACCCTCAAGACTGGCACCGCATACCTCCGGCTTTCCTTTTGAAGGCGTGACCTCCATGAGTTTTTACCTGGAGCGGCCGGCCCACGTTCGGATCAGCATGTTCGATCTGAGCGGGCGCAGAGTGATGACCGTGTTCGATGAACGGGTCGATGAAGGATCCCACGTATTTCGACTCGATGGCAGCCATTTGCCCACCGGGACCTACCTGCTGGTGATGGAGACCGACTGCAACGAACGCGACTATCGCCTGATTACCATCGCTCGGCCCTGA